A genomic region of uncultured Roseibium sp. contains the following coding sequences:
- the pth gene encoding aminoacyl-tRNA hydrolase, translating into MKLIIGLGNPGAKYAGHRHNIGFMAVDEIHRRHSGFPPWRARFQGQVSEGRLGSEKVLLLKPSTYMNESGRSVGEAMRFYKIEPEDIVVLYDELDLPPAKFRMKQGGGHGGHNGLRSLTAHIGADYRRLRLGIGHPGDKKLVSNYVLGDFAKADRDWLEPLLSNIADHADLLAEGKDSQFANKLTLALEPEKAQRKDKTGKASTTPSKTQKPKGQSHIRQARQGKPAELPKSGPMAEMLKKLLGGS; encoded by the coding sequence ATGAAACTGATCATCGGACTCGGCAATCCGGGAGCCAAGTACGCCGGACACCGGCACAATATCGGGTTCATGGCCGTCGACGAGATCCATCGCCGTCATTCCGGCTTCCCGCCATGGCGCGCCCGTTTTCAGGGCCAGGTTTCCGAGGGCAGGCTTGGCTCGGAGAAGGTGCTGCTGCTTAAGCCGTCGACCTACATGAACGAATCCGGCCGCTCGGTCGGTGAAGCCATGCGTTTCTACAAGATCGAACCGGAAGACATTGTCGTTCTATACGACGAACTTGATCTGCCGCCCGCAAAATTTCGGATGAAGCAAGGTGGCGGTCACGGAGGCCACAACGGTCTGAGATCCCTCACAGCCCATATCGGTGCGGACTATCGCAGGCTCCGTCTCGGCATCGGCCACCCGGGCGACAAGAAGCTCGTCTCGAATTATGTGCTCGGCGACTTCGCAAAGGCCGACAGGGACTGGCTCGAACCGCTTTTGTCAAACATCGCCGACCATGCGGATCTGCTCGCCGAGGGCAAGGACAGCCAGTTTGCCAACAAGCTCACCCTGGCTCTGGAACCGGAAAAAGCCCAGCGGAAGGACAAGACCGGTAAAGCGTCCACGACTCCCTCGAAAACCCAGAAGCCCAAGGGACAAAGCCACATCAGGCAGGCCCGGCAGGGAAAACCGGCCGAACTGCCCAAATCGGGGCCCATGGCCGAGATGCTGAAAAAGCTGCTTGGCGGCAGCTGA
- a CDS encoding ribonuclease T translates to MAYTMLGINKEGGDFFQVEVPDAPLTTSRWVSADCGVHAVRADTHTGRGENDDEVVLEPIGTESTDNLLALSWQPAFCETRPAKKECRDLNDGNLPHTTGQLSIHGLWPQPRGNDYCGVPASVRNLDTPDSWHRLPAPQIDTETADALQAAMPGFASFLHRHEWIKHGTCYFGAGGADEYYDDTLYLTGLVNDSAVVDLFINNVGREITGAEIRAAFDASFGSGSGERVQIKCTPDAGRTLINEVWISLGGTITPASDLGELMRAAAPTGAGCNRGIVDPAGLQ, encoded by the coding sequence ATGGCTTACACGATGCTCGGCATCAACAAGGAGGGCGGTGACTTCTTCCAGGTCGAGGTACCGGATGCACCCTTGACGACGTCGCGCTGGGTAAGTGCCGATTGCGGCGTTCATGCGGTCCGGGCAGATACGCACACCGGCAGAGGCGAAAACGACGACGAGGTGGTCCTGGAGCCAATCGGCACGGAATCAACCGACAACCTCTTGGCCCTGAGCTGGCAGCCCGCCTTCTGCGAGACCCGGCCAGCCAAGAAAGAATGCAGGGACCTGAACGACGGCAACCTGCCTCACACGACAGGACAATTGTCGATCCACGGACTTTGGCCTCAGCCGAGAGGCAACGACTATTGCGGAGTGCCGGCCTCCGTCAGGAACCTCGATACGCCGGACAGCTGGCACCGTCTGCCTGCTCCGCAAATCGATACGGAAACAGCCGACGCGCTTCAGGCCGCGATGCCGGGCTTTGCAAGCTTTCTGCATCGTCATGAATGGATCAAGCACGGCACCTGCTATTTCGGAGCAGGTGGTGCCGATGAATATTACGACGACACGCTGTATCTGACCGGACTGGTCAACGACAGCGCCGTCGTCGATCTTTTCATCAACAATGTCGGCCGGGAGATCACCGGAGCCGAGATCCGGGCCGCGTTCGATGCAAGTTTCGGAAGCGGAAGCGGCGAACGGGTCCAGATCAAGTGTACCCCTGACGCCGGCAGGACCCTGATCAACGAGGTCTGGATCAGCCTCGGCGGAACGATCACCCCGGCCTCGGACCTGGGCGAACTGATGCGCGCGGCGGCACCGACCGGCGCCGGATGCAATCGCGGTATCGTCGACCCGGCCGGCCTGCAGTGA
- the ychF gene encoding redox-regulated ATPase YchF, translating into MGFQCGIVGLPNVGKSTLFNALTKTAAAQAANYPFCTIEPNTGEVAVPDTRLDAIRGIAQSKEVIPTRITFVDIAGLVRGASKGEGLGNQFLANIREVDAIAHVLRCFEDDDITHVDGTIDPIADAETVETELMVADMESLERRIAPLKKKATGGDKEAKAVLPIMEAALALLQDGKPARVLDTADAEEARMLKGLNLLTSKPVLYVCNVDEASAAEGNALSQKVAERAAQEGAVAVVISAAIEAEISQLDKEEQDEFLETIGLEEPGLDRMIRAGYDLLGLITYFTAGPKETRAWTITEGTKAPGAAGVIHTDFERGFIRAQTIAYDDYVSLGGENAAKEAGKSRDEGKDYIVKDGDVLLFKFNT; encoded by the coding sequence ATGGGATTCCAGTGCGGCATTGTCGGACTGCCGAATGTCGGCAAGTCCACGCTTTTCAATGCGCTTACAAAAACCGCCGCGGCCCAGGCCGCCAACTATCCGTTCTGCACTATCGAACCGAACACGGGCGAGGTCGCTGTACCGGACACGCGGCTTGACGCAATCCGCGGCATTGCCCAGTCGAAAGAGGTCATCCCCACCCGTATCACCTTCGTTGATATTGCCGGCCTTGTGCGCGGCGCGTCCAAGGGTGAAGGGCTGGGCAACCAGTTTCTGGCAAATATCCGCGAAGTCGACGCCATTGCTCACGTATTGCGGTGCTTCGAAGACGACGACATTACCCATGTCGACGGCACGATCGATCCGATCGCGGATGCCGAGACGGTGGAGACCGAACTCATGGTCGCCGACATGGAAAGCCTGGAACGCCGCATCGCGCCCCTGAAGAAAAAGGCGACCGGCGGCGACAAGGAGGCCAAGGCCGTCCTGCCGATCATGGAAGCTGCCCTCGCGCTTCTTCAGGATGGCAAACCGGCCCGAGTGCTTGATACCGCCGACGCTGAAGAAGCAAGGATGCTGAAAGGTTTGAACCTTCTGACATCCAAGCCGGTTCTTTACGTTTGCAACGTCGACGAAGCCTCTGCCGCCGAAGGCAACGCGCTGTCGCAGAAGGTTGCCGAAAGGGCTGCGCAGGAAGGTGCCGTTGCCGTTGTCATTTCCGCCGCGATCGAGGCCGAGATTTCGCAACTCGACAAGGAAGAACAGGACGAGTTCCTGGAAACCATCGGCCTTGAAGAGCCCGGTCTCGACCGCATGATCCGCGCCGGCTACGACCTGCTCGGCCTGATCACCTATTTTACCGCAGGCCCGAAGGAGACAAGGGCCTGGACGATCACCGAGGGCACGAAGGCTCCCGGTGCCGCGGGCGTCATTCATACCGATTTCGAGCGGGGCTTCATCCGCGCGCAGACAATCGCCTACGACGATTACGTCTCTCTTGGCGGCGAGAACGCGGCCAAGGAGGCCGGCAAGTCCCGCGACGAAGGCAAGGACTACATCGTCAAGGATGGTGACGTCCTGCTCTTCAAGTTCAATACCTGA
- the pcp gene encoding pyroglutamyl-peptidase I, translating into MQTILLTGFEAFGTTPVNPAEMVARRLDGETVDGARIVSRVIPNTFFVCIDTVREAIAETRADAVVMMGEFGGRATITVERIALNFNDSARYGLKDNAGVSLQGEPTAQDGPLAYQSTLPIRAMVKAMREGGIPADISDAAGTFCCNHLFYGILHHVAQSGTPVPAGWVHLPHLPEVAAMEHNLGAPSMSVETASEGLRLALAALVTHPRDIDDPISGRLQI; encoded by the coding sequence ATGCAAACAATCCTGCTCACCGGTTTCGAGGCCTTCGGCACGACGCCGGTGAACCCGGCCGAGATGGTTGCCCGTCGTTTGGACGGCGAAACAGTCGACGGAGCGCGGATCGTTTCACGGGTCATCCCCAACACGTTTTTTGTCTGTATCGACACGGTCAGGGAGGCGATCGCGGAAACCCGGGCCGACGCCGTCGTCATGATGGGTGAGTTCGGTGGCCGGGCGACAATCACCGTCGAGCGGATTGCCCTGAATTTCAACGATTCAGCGCGCTATGGCCTGAAGGACAATGCCGGCGTCTCGCTTCAGGGTGAGCCGACGGCACAGGACGGGCCGCTGGCCTATCAAAGCACGTTGCCGATCAGGGCCATGGTCAAGGCGATGCGCGAGGGCGGTATACCGGCAGACATCTCGGATGCCGCCGGTACATTCTGCTGCAACCATCTCTTTTACGGGATCCTGCATCACGTCGCTCAATCGGGCACCCCGGTACCGGCTGGCTGGGTTCACCTGCCTCACCTTCCCGAAGTCGCTGCAATGGAACACAATCTCGGCGCGCCGAGCATGTCGGTCGAAACCGCGTCGGAAGGCCTGCGCCTTGCGCTCGCTGCGCTTGTAACGCATCCGCGCGATATCGACGACCCGATCTCCGGCCGCCTGCAAATCTAG
- a CDS encoding SLC13 family permease — translation MTFDQIALFVLFGIVFALLVWGRIRFDLVAFAALIVGAFLGLVPSGEIFNGFGHAAVIIIALVLIVSKGLMNSGAVELIASHLLSASRGLARHISLMSVVGAGLSGIINNVAALALLMPLDLEAAKKAGRSPGLSLMPLSFATILGGMITLIGTPPNIVIAEYRSDALGSPFAMFDFAPVGLTVAVFGIAFVALFGWRFLPAHFREKPKDTDFAESLYSAELKISKVSEEKPVAVGDLYPVAEEKDVVIIGLIRNGRRIKGFARREPIKSGDYLVVEGDPKAIESFMGAAKLDFAGSEQHKGGLGGSSLSLAEAIAPDSARITGTTAFKLRLLYGHGVTLLGISREGRRIQKRVRHEIIRPGDVLLMIGTEERLENAFSWLGVLPLEGRRTDMIQRNKAWLAIAGFILAIAVAVAGFAYLPVALAACVVLYAATGLVSGSEVYNAVEWKVIVLLGSLIPLGQAFENSGNAQLIADGIVALTAGAPAWVTLTVLMIVTMTLSDFLNNVATCLIAAPISVQIAGSLGVNPDPFLMAVAVAASCAFLTPIGHKNNTIIMGPGGYRFGDYWRIGLPLEILVLAVAIPAILVFWPLSA, via the coding sequence GTGACTTTTGACCAGATCGCTTTGTTTGTGCTTTTCGGAATTGTCTTTGCGCTGCTTGTCTGGGGCCGGATCAGGTTTGATCTCGTGGCCTTCGCCGCACTGATCGTCGGGGCGTTTCTCGGGCTCGTTCCCTCCGGTGAGATTTTCAACGGCTTCGGCCACGCTGCCGTCATCATTATCGCGCTGGTCCTGATCGTCTCGAAGGGGTTGATGAACTCGGGGGCGGTCGAGTTGATTGCAAGCCATCTCCTGTCGGCCTCCAGGGGCCTTGCACGCCACATCTCGCTGATGTCGGTGGTCGGTGCGGGGCTCTCCGGCATCATCAACAACGTGGCGGCGCTTGCCCTGTTGATGCCGCTGGATCTGGAAGCCGCAAAGAAAGCCGGCCGCTCTCCCGGCCTGTCGCTGATGCCACTGTCTTTCGCGACCATTCTCGGCGGCATGATCACCCTGATCGGAACACCGCCCAATATCGTCATCGCGGAATATCGCTCCGATGCTCTCGGCAGTCCGTTCGCCATGTTCGACTTCGCGCCGGTCGGGCTCACTGTCGCCGTGTTCGGTATCGCCTTCGTCGCCCTGTTCGGCTGGCGCTTCCTGCCAGCTCATTTCAGGGAAAAGCCGAAAGACACGGATTTCGCCGAAAGCCTCTATTCGGCCGAATTGAAGATCAGCAAGGTCTCGGAGGAGAAGCCCGTGGCGGTGGGCGATCTTTATCCGGTCGCCGAAGAAAAGGATGTTGTCATAATCGGTCTCATCCGGAACGGCAGGCGAATCAAGGGCTTTGCGCGCCGCGAACCGATCAAGAGCGGCGACTATCTCGTGGTTGAGGGCGACCCGAAGGCGATCGAGAGTTTCATGGGGGCGGCAAAGCTCGACTTCGCAGGCTCCGAGCAGCACAAGGGCGGCCTTGGCGGCTCCTCGCTGTCACTTGCCGAGGCGATTGCTCCCGACAGCGCGCGCATCACCGGCACAACAGCATTCAAGCTGCGGCTGCTTTACGGCCACGGCGTCACATTGCTCGGCATCTCCCGCGAGGGACGCCGGATCCAGAAGCGGGTCCGGCACGAGATCATCCGTCCGGGGGACGTGCTTCTGATGATCGGGACCGAAGAGCGGCTTGAGAACGCCTTTTCCTGGCTCGGTGTGCTGCCTCTGGAAGGACGCAGGACGGACATGATCCAGCGCAACAAGGCCTGGCTGGCGATTGCCGGCTTCATCCTGGCGATCGCGGTGGCCGTAGCCGGTTTTGCCTATCTGCCGGTGGCGCTCGCCGCCTGTGTCGTCCTTTATGCCGCAACGGGCCTCGTCAGCGGGTCGGAAGTCTACAACGCCGTGGAATGGAAAGTGATCGTGCTGCTCGGCTCACTCATCCCTCTCGGGCAGGCATTCGAGAACTCGGGCAATGCGCAGCTGATCGCCGACGGTATTGTCGCGCTGACGGCGGGCGCGCCGGCCTGGGTCACGCTCACGGTGCTGATGATCGTGACCATGACCCTGTCGGACTTTCTGAACAATGTCGCGACTTGCCTGATTGCGGCGCCGATCTCGGTGCAGATCGCCGGCAGCCTCGGCGTCAACCCGGACCCGTTCCTGATGGCCGTCGCGGTAGCGGCTTCCTGCGCCTTTCTCACGCCGATCGGCCACAAGAACAATACGATCATCATGGGTCCTGGGGGATACCGTTTCGGAGACTACTGGCGCATCGGCCTGCCTCTGGAGATCCTCGTTCTGGCCGTCGCCATCCCGGCGATCCTGGTGTTCTGGCCGCTGTCCGCCTGA
- a CDS encoding AraC family transcriptional regulator, which translates to MTQHEKQSISPKDDGYLRRFTRVIEYIYAHLDEDPDLAMLAEVAALSPWHWHRVWQSAYGESIIATVKRLRLHRASADLTYSRMPIAEIATRAGYSSQEAFSRSFKKVYSQSPSAYRGAGVEGRLQPANGGAPTPKTRGSLLMHQVEIKSMATETLAVIPHRGAYMEIGKAFEKAVGVLASRNQLGQVGAMKGLYYSDPTYVPEDELQSAAGVAVSDGFVVEAPFEAIETYGGDYAVLHYKGPYADMKWAYEWLYGEWLTQSGREPADAPCMEVYLNNPRDTAPADLLTDICLPLKPAA; encoded by the coding sequence ATGACACAGCATGAAAAGCAGTCGATATCGCCGAAGGATGACGGCTACCTCAGGCGCTTCACTCGGGTGATCGAATATATCTACGCGCATCTCGACGAAGACCCCGATCTGGCCATGCTTGCGGAGGTTGCCGCCCTGTCTCCCTGGCACTGGCACCGTGTCTGGCAGTCGGCCTATGGCGAATCCATCATCGCGACCGTCAAGCGGCTGAGACTCCACAGGGCCTCTGCGGATCTGACCTATTCCCGGATGCCGATTGCCGAGATCGCAACGCGTGCCGGCTACAGCAGCCAGGAAGCCTTCAGCCGCAGTTTCAAGAAAGTCTACAGCCAGTCCCCCTCTGCTTACCGGGGGGCTGGTGTCGAAGGCCGTCTCCAGCCCGCCAACGGCGGTGCTCCAACTCCAAAGACAAGAGGATCACTTCTCATGCACCAGGTTGAAATCAAGTCCATGGCGACCGAAACGCTCGCCGTCATCCCGCACAGGGGTGCCTACATGGAGATCGGCAAGGCGTTCGAAAAAGCCGTCGGGGTTCTTGCCAGCCGGAACCAGCTTGGACAGGTGGGAGCAATGAAGGGGCTGTACTACTCCGATCCGACATATGTCCCGGAAGATGAGCTGCAGTCAGCTGCAGGCGTGGCAGTGTCGGACGGCTTTGTTGTCGAGGCCCCGTTCGAAGCTATCGAAACCTATGGGGGCGACTATGCCGTTCTACATTACAAGGGGCCTTACGCGGACATGAAATGGGCGTATGAATGGCTCTACGGCGAATGGCTTACCCAGTCGGGGCGCGAGCCGGCGGATGCGCCGTGCATGGAAGTCTATCTGAACAATCCGCGCGATACCGCGCCGGCGGATCTTCTGACGGATATCTGCCTGCCACTGAAACCGGCCGCCTGA
- a CDS encoding MaoC family dehydratase produces MTQPQYFEDFAPGQEIPLGSIEVTRDDIIEFATEFDPQDFHMSEEGGKASMLGGLAASGWHTASIVMRLLAMNLFNKSTGRGSPGVSKLRWKHPVFAGDTLSAHAEILGTKPLRSKPGLGLVFIRIRAANQHGKDVIDWENPVLFERREPAR; encoded by the coding sequence ATGACACAGCCTCAATATTTTGAAGATTTCGCTCCCGGACAGGAAATCCCGCTCGGGTCCATCGAGGTCACACGGGACGACATCATCGAGTTCGCGACCGAGTTCGATCCCCAGGACTTTCACATGAGCGAGGAAGGCGGCAAGGCGTCGATGCTCGGCGGCCTGGCGGCATCCGGCTGGCACACCGCCAGCATCGTCATGCGCCTTCTGGCTATGAACCTCTTCAACAAGAGCACGGGCCGGGGATCGCCCGGTGTCAGCAAGCTCAGGTGGAAACATCCGGTTTTTGCCGGCGACACCCTGTCGGCGCATGCCGAGATCCTGGGAACCAAACCCTTGCGGTCCAAACCGGGGCTTGGCCTGGTTTTCATCCGCATCCGTGCCGCCAACCAACACGGCAAGGATGTTATCGACTGGGAAAATCCCGTTCTGTTCGAAAGACGGGAGCCCGCCCGATGA
- a CDS encoding MaoC family dehydratase, which produces MIDFFEDIREGDTLELGRYTFQTDEIIRFAEKYDPQPFHLSEEGAAQTHFGRLCASGWHTASVFMKLFVAKMKAMQAAALETGVMAAKIGPSPGFEDLKWIRPVFAGDTLTYTRIVTGKTESRSRPEWGLVHSDMLAHNQDGTLVFSFKATVFVERLGARSD; this is translated from the coding sequence ATGATCGACTTTTTCGAAGACATCCGCGAAGGCGACACCCTGGAACTCGGACGGTACACCTTCCAGACAGACGAGATCATCCGCTTTGCGGAAAAGTATGATCCGCAGCCCTTTCACCTGAGCGAGGAGGGAGCGGCACAGACGCATTTCGGGCGTCTGTGTGCATCCGGCTGGCACACGGCGAGCGTTTTCATGAAGCTGTTCGTGGCGAAGATGAAGGCGATGCAGGCAGCGGCCCTCGAAACGGGCGTGATGGCGGCAAAAATAGGCCCTTCGCCGGGCTTCGAGGATCTGAAATGGATCAGGCCTGTCTTTGCCGGCGACACGCTGACCTACACCCGCATCGTGACCGGTAAGACCGAAAGCCGCAGCAGGCCTGAATGGGGTCTCGTTCACTCCGACATGCTGGCCCACAACCAGGACGGAACGCTGGTGTTCTCGTTCAAGGCGACCGTGTTTGTCGAAAGACTGGGTGCCCGGTCAGACTGA
- a CDS encoding GNAT family N-acetyltransferase translates to MPVVIRQTEEGDYPAVRQLLTDRWTAPEIMLDNEMVDASRLPGYVAFDGTDLVGLVTLIKRDGEWEILTLDSINRWGGVGSQLLDAVVTEARSQSVPRLTVRTSNDNLDAFRFYQRRGFRFERIGQGVIDKEREQKPGIPLRGDYGIEIRDEILFARNL, encoded by the coding sequence ATGCCTGTAGTCATTCGCCAAACGGAAGAAGGGGACTATCCCGCGGTGCGTCAGCTCCTGACGGATCGCTGGACCGCTCCGGAGATCATGCTGGACAACGAGATGGTCGATGCATCCCGGCTTCCCGGCTATGTCGCCTTCGACGGGACCGATCTTGTGGGCCTGGTCACGCTGATCAAGCGGGACGGCGAGTGGGAGATCCTGACACTGGATTCGATCAATCGCTGGGGTGGTGTCGGCAGCCAGTTGCTGGATGCGGTCGTCACGGAGGCGCGCTCCCAATCCGTTCCGCGCCTGACTGTCAGAACATCAAATGACAACCTGGATGCCTTCCGCTTCTATCAGCGGCGCGGGTTCCGCTTCGAACGGATCGGGCAGGGGGTCATTGACAAGGAACGCGAACAGAAGCCCGGCATTCCGTTGCGCGGCGATTACGGGATCGAAATCCGCGACGAAATCCTGTTCGCGCGGAATTTGTAA